Proteins encoded together in one Chitinophaga varians window:
- a CDS encoding DUF4292 domain-containing protein — protein MKKTLLLLIGIAGLAFTACRHPKKLSRNTFPATDTSRVAAHRDTTSAEERNAFVSNMLKGIHKNNIDFNTFSGRMKLAIETENKSHNNLTATIRMKKDSIIWISVSAPIIDEVMRAVITPDSLKLYNRIEKQLYLKRMADAEELLGVPFDFKTLQDLLIGNPVYLTDSVFGLVKTPSVISFSCQNAKFVSLFNVFSDDYSLQQSKVMDADSTSAVKRSCELTYGDYANVANRKFPTVRRIFVEEKSVTKVALDFTRYDFDVPLTFPFSTPASYKRM, from the coding sequence ATGAAAAAAACACTACTGTTATTAATAGGAATAGCCGGCCTGGCCTTTACCGCCTGCCGTCACCCGAAAAAACTGTCACGCAATACGTTCCCGGCCACAGACACCAGCAGGGTGGCTGCCCACCGGGACACCACTTCCGCAGAAGAGCGGAACGCCTTTGTCAGCAATATGCTGAAAGGCATTCATAAGAACAACATCGATTTTAATACATTCTCCGGCAGGATGAAACTGGCTATTGAAACAGAAAACAAAAGCCACAATAACCTCACGGCAACTATCCGCATGAAGAAAGACAGTATCATCTGGATATCTGTCAGCGCGCCTATTATCGATGAGGTGATGCGTGCCGTGATCACCCCCGACAGCCTCAAATTATACAACAGAATAGAGAAACAGCTCTATCTCAAACGGATGGCCGACGCGGAAGAGCTGCTGGGTGTGCCGTTTGACTTCAAAACCTTACAGGACCTGCTGATCGGCAATCCTGTATACCTCACGGATTCTGTCTTTGGCCTGGTGAAAACACCGTCTGTGATCTCTTTCAGCTGTCAAAATGCTAAGTTCGTGAGCCTGTTCAACGTATTCTCAGATGATTACAGCCTCCAGCAGAGCAAAGTGATGGACGCCGATAGTACCAGCGCTGTCAAACGTTCCTGTGAACTGACCTATGGCGACTATGCCAATGTGGCCAACCGGAAATTTCCTACCGTGCGCCGCATTTTCGTGGAAGAAAAAAGCGTGACCAAAGTTGCGCTGGACTTTACCCGCTATGATTTTGACGTACCGCTGACGTTCCCGTTCAGTACGCCGGCGAGCTATAAGCGCATGTAA
- a CDS encoding murein hydrolase activator EnvC family protein: MKKIIPLVLIIWLLPAMLVAQNTGQQQPTREELERRKKELQKEIEEANAQLKDTKRSTRESLGQLRALRDKITLRTRLINNINEEINFINGDINTAYRDVKTLQKDLDTLKAQYAQLIVYAYKNRSSYDMLNFVFSAQSFNDAVKRFQYLKQYREYRRRQADNIVSTQDQLNRKIQSLESQRVKRADALKTEQEQRSTLEQDKKEKDEVLTKLKGREKELVADINQRNKDAQKVQAAIRAVIRREIEEARRKAMEEEAARRKAAEEKRRREEEARKAALAAAEKAKADAAAAAANNANNNAAANNPPPAKPTPAPEPAKPAPEPPKPAPVRSENVLEATPEALALSESFEANRGKLPWPVDAGNIIEHFGIHQHAVMEHITVPSDGIVIATTKGGAVKSIFEGEVKSVVVMPGSGYVIIIRHGQYFTTYVRLQTTRVKKGDMVKTGQVIGTASVNDLENTGEVELQIWKGVTKQNPEQWIRRR; this comes from the coding sequence TTGAAGAAGATTATCCCGTTAGTATTGATCATATGGTTATTACCGGCTATGCTGGTGGCCCAGAACACCGGCCAGCAACAACCGACGCGGGAGGAACTGGAGCGCAGGAAAAAAGAGCTGCAAAAAGAAATCGAGGAAGCCAACGCTCAGCTGAAAGATACCAAACGGTCTACCAGGGAGAGCCTGGGCCAGTTGCGCGCACTACGGGACAAAATCACCCTCCGTACCCGGCTGATCAATAATATCAATGAAGAAATCAATTTCATCAACGGTGATATCAATACCGCCTATCGTGATGTAAAAACCCTGCAAAAAGATCTGGACACCCTGAAAGCACAGTATGCTCAGCTGATCGTATATGCTTACAAGAACCGTTCTTCCTATGACATGCTGAACTTTGTGTTCTCCGCCCAGAGTTTTAATGATGCCGTAAAACGTTTCCAGTATCTCAAACAATACCGCGAATACCGCCGCCGGCAGGCAGATAACATCGTAAGTACACAGGACCAGCTGAACCGGAAAATCCAGAGCCTCGAAAGCCAGCGCGTAAAACGCGCCGATGCATTGAAAACGGAACAGGAACAGCGGTCAACCCTGGAACAGGACAAGAAAGAGAAAGACGAAGTGCTCACCAAGCTGAAAGGCCGTGAGAAAGAACTCGTAGCCGATATCAATCAGCGCAACAAAGACGCCCAGAAAGTGCAGGCTGCTATCCGTGCGGTAATCCGCCGGGAGATAGAAGAAGCGCGCCGCAAAGCCATGGAGGAAGAAGCTGCCCGCCGTAAGGCCGCAGAAGAAAAACGCAGAAGAGAGGAAGAGGCCCGCAAAGCCGCACTGGCCGCTGCAGAGAAAGCCAAAGCTGATGCCGCCGCCGCTGCTGCCAATAACGCCAATAACAACGCTGCCGCCAATAACCCGCCACCAGCGAAGCCAACACCGGCCCCGGAACCCGCGAAGCCTGCGCCAGAACCGCCGAAACCAGCGCCTGTACGTAGCGAAAACGTACTGGAAGCCACGCCGGAAGCACTGGCACTGTCTGAAAGCTTCGAAGCCAACCGCGGTAAACTGCCATGGCCAGTGGATGCAGGCAATATCATTGAACATTTCGGGATACACCAACACGCCGTAATGGAACATATCACCGTACCTTCTGATGGTATCGTGATCGCTACCACCAAAGGCGGCGCCGTGAAATCCATCTTCGAAGGAGAAGTGAAATCCGTAGTGGTGATGCCCGGCTCCGGCTATGTGATTATTATCCGCCACGGACAATACTTTACTACCTATGTTCGTTTGCAGACTACCCGCGTGAAGAAAGGAGATATGGTGAAAACCGGTCAGGTGATCGGTACTGCCAGTGTTAATGACCTCGAAAATACCGGTGAGGTGGAACTGCAGATCTGGAAGGGTGTTACCAAACAAAATCCCGAACAGTGGATAAGACGCAGATAA
- a CDS encoding murein hydrolase activator EnvC family protein, protein MKKLIPFLIACWLLPGMLYAQRGNKTSRAALESRKQELLKEIQEATRSLQNTRKSTKQNLGLQRELQQKIDSRNAQIRSINIEISQIDGAISSTNDNVQTLEKEVDSLRARYAQLVVYAYKTKTDYDVLNFLFSATSFNDALRRYQYLRQYRENRRRQAESLLSTKVLLAQKLENLEQERAQKAGALYTEQKQRGVLIADKKETDNTIVQLQEQEKQLQQNIEKSRAEARQVDRAIQDAIRREIEAARKRELAAAAARKRAAAAKAAKRKAEQEAARKRAIAAAKKAGKKPPPPPKQVADDEEDDSPAPASKEDVLAATPEALSLSRDFEANRGRLPWPVDAGRITGRFGTGKVGKVEVEHNGIVIATPRGAAVKAIFDGEVIMVFSVPGAGYMVTLRHGRYFTNYVRLVDIRVKKGMSVKRGHVLGAAAASAVASNGEIELQIYRNMVQQNPERWIRGR, encoded by the coding sequence TTGAAAAAGCTGATCCCATTTTTGATAGCTTGCTGGCTGTTACCGGGAATGCTGTATGCACAGCGTGGTAACAAAACATCGCGCGCGGCGCTGGAAAGCCGTAAACAGGAACTATTGAAGGAAATACAGGAGGCTACCCGCTCCCTGCAAAATACCCGTAAGTCCACCAAACAAAACCTCGGACTGCAACGGGAACTGCAACAGAAAATTGACAGCCGCAACGCCCAGATCAGAAGCATCAATATAGAGATCAGCCAGATAGACGGCGCTATCAGCAGCACTAACGATAACGTACAAACGCTGGAGAAAGAAGTAGACTCCCTGCGCGCCCGTTACGCGCAGCTGGTGGTGTATGCCTACAAGACAAAAACAGACTATGATGTGCTCAACTTCCTGTTTTCCGCCACCAGCTTCAACGATGCCCTGCGCCGGTACCAATACCTGCGGCAATACCGGGAAAACAGGCGCCGGCAGGCAGAAAGCCTGCTGTCTACCAAAGTGCTGCTGGCCCAGAAACTGGAAAACCTCGAGCAGGAACGCGCACAAAAAGCAGGCGCCCTGTACACGGAACAGAAACAAAGAGGCGTACTGATCGCGGACAAAAAGGAGACAGACAATACGATCGTACAGTTACAGGAACAGGAAAAACAACTTCAGCAAAATATTGAAAAAAGCAGGGCAGAAGCCAGACAGGTAGACCGCGCCATCCAGGATGCGATCCGCCGTGAAATAGAAGCCGCCCGAAAAAGAGAACTGGCTGCTGCTGCGGCCCGTAAACGTGCTGCTGCGGCCAAAGCGGCAAAACGGAAAGCAGAACAGGAGGCGGCACGCAAACGTGCCATCGCCGCGGCTAAAAAAGCCGGTAAAAAACCACCGCCGCCACCGAAACAGGTAGCTGATGATGAAGAGGATGACAGCCCTGCTCCGGCATCCAAAGAAGACGTGCTGGCGGCAACACCGGAAGCCTTATCACTGTCCCGCGATTTTGAAGCCAACCGGGGCAGGCTCCCATGGCCCGTTGACGCAGGAAGGATCACCGGCCGCTTTGGTACCGGCAAAGTCGGAAAAGTGGAAGTGGAACACAATGGTATCGTAATCGCTACACCCAGAGGCGCCGCGGTAAAAGCGATCTTTGATGGAGAAGTGATAATGGTATTCAGCGTTCCAGGCGCAGGATATATGGTTACCCTGCGCCATGGAAGATATTTTACCAACTATGTAAGACTGGTGGATATACGCGTCAAAAAAGGCATGTCCGTAAAACGCGGCCATGTACTGGGCGCTGCTGCCGCCAGCGCGGTGGCCAGCAATGGAGAAATAGAATTACAGATCTACCGCAACATGGTACAACAGAACCCCGAAAGGTGGATACGCGGGCGTTAG
- the bshA gene encoding N-acetyl-alpha-D-glucosaminyl L-malate synthase BshA — translation MRIGIVCYPTYGGSGVLATELGKALADKGHMVHFITYQQPVRLNAFHANIYYHEVQVPTYPLFDFPPYESALSSTMVDVILNQKLDLLHVHYAIPHASTAYLAKQIVSKQGRVVPFITTLHGTDITLVGKDKTYAPVVTFSINESDAITAVSENLRDETYKYFQIEKDISVIYNFVDTQRFSRREMPHFRNAIAPNGEKILLHVSNFRKVKRVPDVVNVFAKVRQEVPSKLLLVGDGPDRPTIECLCRELGICEDVRFVGKQEQLEDVMSISDLFLLPSDYESFGLAALEAMAAQVPVISSNAGGLPEINIPGQTGYMSDVGDVDGMAAHAIKLLQDDALLAKLRKGALAQAQRFHIDNIIPKYEALYEQVLQQQAQLL, via the coding sequence ATGCGCATAGGAATAGTATGTTATCCGACATACGGGGGTAGTGGCGTATTGGCCACAGAGCTGGGCAAAGCTCTGGCAGACAAAGGCCATATGGTGCATTTCATTACCTACCAACAACCAGTGAGGCTCAATGCTTTTCACGCAAATATATATTACCACGAGGTACAGGTACCGACCTACCCTCTTTTCGATTTTCCACCTTATGAGTCTGCCCTCAGCAGCACCATGGTAGATGTGATCCTTAACCAGAAACTGGACCTGCTCCACGTACACTATGCCATTCCGCACGCTTCTACAGCGTACCTGGCCAAACAGATCGTGAGCAAGCAGGGCCGGGTGGTGCCTTTCATCACTACCCTCCATGGTACCGACATCACCCTCGTGGGCAAAGACAAGACCTACGCACCGGTGGTGACCTTCTCCATCAACGAATCAGATGCCATTACAGCGGTATCGGAGAACCTGCGTGATGAGACCTACAAGTATTTCCAGATAGAAAAAGATATCTCGGTGATCTACAATTTTGTGGACACACAACGGTTCAGTCGCCGCGAGATGCCACACTTCCGCAATGCTATTGCACCTAACGGCGAGAAGATATTGCTGCATGTGTCCAACTTCCGTAAGGTAAAGAGGGTGCCTGATGTTGTCAATGTATTTGCGAAAGTAAGGCAGGAGGTGCCATCCAAGCTGTTGCTGGTGGGTGACGGCCCTGACAGGCCTACCATCGAGTGCCTGTGCCGTGAATTGGGCATCTGCGAAGATGTACGGTTTGTGGGTAAACAGGAACAACTGGAAGACGTGATGTCTATCAGCGATCTTTTCCTGCTGCCTTCCGATTATGAAAGCTTTGGTCTGGCCGCGCTGGAAGCCATGGCCGCACAGGTCCCGGTAATTTCCTCCAATGCAGGTGGTTTACCGGAAATCAATATTCCTGGTCAAACCGGCTATATGAGCGATGTAGGAGATGTGGACGGTATGGCTGCCCATGCTATTAAATTACTGCAGGACGACGCGTTGCTGGCCAAACTGCGCAAAGGAGCGCTGGCGCAGGCGCAGCGTTTCCATATCGACAATATCATTCCGAAATACGAAGCGTTGTACGAGCAGGTGTTGCAACAGCAGGCGCAGTTACTCTAA
- a CDS encoding M20/M25/M40 family metallo-hydrolase — translation MRKRLLPMLLTCLLPAVTRAQQSDSLVLRQLADEVLRNSTAYENLRVLTKTIGGRLAGSPQMPKAEQWGVNALKAAGADTVYLQECMVPHWVRGAKEEARIVSKLRDFVPPLNVLALGNSVGTGNSGITAPVLEVASFEDLEAKKDQVKGKIVFYNYHFKPEFVKTFYSYGDAVKYRGQGASKAARYGAVAVIVRSMSHGAFNFPHTGAMAYDPAYPKIPAVAIGLQDADRLSARLKKDNSAKIFLRTNCEMLPDTIGHNVVGEIRGSKYPDQFITVGGHLDSWDVAEGAHDDGAGCVQSIEVLRAFKAAGVKPARTLRVVLFANEENGTRGGKKYAELAKQRNEKHILALESDAGGFTPRGFTSTVDPEKKALIKSWRPLLEPYGLYDFNEEGGGTDIGPLHQALGTPMAELSPDSQRYFDIHHAVNDVFEAVNKRELELGAFSMAGFIYLVDLYF, via the coding sequence ATGAGAAAACGCCTTTTGCCAATGCTGCTGACCTGCCTTTTACCGGCAGTAACCAGGGCGCAGCAGTCAGATTCCCTCGTTTTAAGACAGTTGGCCGATGAAGTGCTGAGAAACAGCACCGCTTATGAAAACCTCCGTGTACTGACCAAAACCATCGGCGGAAGGCTGGCAGGCTCTCCTCAGATGCCCAAGGCTGAGCAGTGGGGCGTAAATGCGCTGAAAGCTGCCGGCGCAGACACCGTGTACCTCCAGGAATGTATGGTGCCGCATTGGGTGCGGGGCGCAAAGGAAGAAGCCCGCATCGTTTCAAAACTGCGGGATTTTGTACCGCCGCTGAATGTACTGGCCCTTGGTAACTCTGTGGGCACCGGTAATTCCGGCATCACCGCCCCGGTACTGGAAGTAGCCTCTTTTGAAGACCTGGAAGCGAAAAAAGACCAGGTAAAAGGTAAGATCGTCTTTTATAATTATCATTTTAAACCGGAATTCGTCAAGACCTTTTATTCTTACGGAGATGCGGTGAAATACAGGGGCCAGGGCGCCAGCAAGGCTGCCAGATATGGCGCTGTAGCGGTAATCGTGCGTTCCATGTCCCACGGGGCCTTTAACTTCCCGCATACCGGTGCGATGGCTTACGACCCTGCTTACCCGAAAATTCCCGCAGTGGCTATCGGTTTGCAGGATGCTGACCGCCTGAGCGCCCGTCTGAAAAAAGACAATTCCGCGAAAATATTCCTCCGCACCAACTGCGAGATGTTGCCAGACACTATTGGGCACAACGTGGTAGGCGAAATACGCGGCAGTAAATACCCTGATCAGTTCATTACGGTTGGCGGCCATCTCGATTCATGGGACGTAGCAGAAGGCGCTCATGATGACGGCGCAGGCTGTGTACAGTCCATTGAAGTGCTGCGCGCTTTCAAAGCGGCAGGCGTTAAGCCCGCCCGTACCCTGCGGGTGGTACTGTTTGCCAACGAAGAAAATGGTACACGCGGCGGTAAAAAATATGCGGAACTGGCAAAACAACGCAATGAAAAACATATCCTCGCATTGGAAAGTGACGCTGGTGGCTTTACCCCAAGAGGCTTCACTTCTACTGTGGACCCTGAGAAGAAAGCTCTCATAAAGAGCTGGAGACCGCTGTTGGAACCCTATGGCTTGTATGACTTTAACGAAGAAGGTGGCGGTACCGACATCGGGCCACTGCATCAGGCACTGGGTACGCCTATGGCTGAACTTTCTCCGGACAGTCAGCGTTATTTTGATATTCATCACGCGGTCAACGATGTCTTTGAAGCGGTGAATAAGCGCGAACTGGAGCTGGGCGCTTTTTCCATGGCCGGTTTTATCTATCTGGTGGACCTTTACTTTTGA
- a CDS encoding SAM-dependent methyltransferase → MSATGKVYLIPTVLSADALFSIPAYITTIAQQLRVFYVENERTARRYLKALDRNINIDELQLLPMHENQPPDTALAKKLLQAGTDIGVLSEAGCPAIADPGHLVVQAAHSIDARVIPMIGPNSMLLALMASGMNGQNFQFTGYLPIKAPERGKALRQLEEESERKKQTQLFIETPYRNNQLLKDILDHCKDHTRLCIAADITGPEEYIKTKTIREWRKALPDLHKRPAIFLLYAAPQ, encoded by the coding sequence ATGAGTGCAACAGGCAAAGTGTACCTGATCCCTACTGTGTTGAGCGCTGACGCCCTGTTCAGCATTCCCGCCTACATTACGACGATTGCACAACAGTTGCGCGTATTTTATGTAGAAAATGAGCGGACCGCCCGCCGTTACCTGAAAGCATTGGACAGAAACATCAACATCGATGAACTGCAACTGCTGCCCATGCATGAAAACCAGCCACCCGACACTGCTTTAGCCAAAAAGCTGTTACAGGCCGGTACCGACATCGGTGTGCTCAGCGAAGCAGGATGCCCTGCCATTGCGGACCCTGGCCACCTGGTGGTACAGGCCGCACACAGCATCGATGCGCGCGTGATACCCATGATAGGCCCCAACTCCATGCTGCTGGCTCTGATGGCCTCCGGCATGAACGGCCAGAACTTTCAGTTTACCGGCTATCTCCCGATCAAAGCACCGGAAAGAGGCAAAGCATTACGCCAGCTTGAAGAAGAATCTGAACGGAAAAAACAGACGCAGTTGTTCATAGAAACACCTTACCGCAACAATCAACTGCTGAAGGACATACTGGACCACTGTAAAGACCATACCCGGCTGTGCATAGCCGCTGATATCACCGGCCCGGAAGAATATATCAAAACAAAAACCATCAGGGAATGGCGGAAAGCCTTACCAGATCTGCATAAGCGGCCGGCAATATTTCTGCTTTATGCCGCACCGCAATAA
- a CDS encoding EI24 domain-containing protein: MLFSFREVLSAIQSYGKAHQFIMQHKLWKWILIPGIIYCLLFFTGFYFVWGYSGDFVEYLTRLLHITEWVQDLESSWVSFLFILVAFSVRIVFVFWYFSYFKYLFLIVASPVFSYLSEKTEAILEYREFPFSWAQLGQDIWRGIRMSFRNIVYQTGAILILLVVSFIPVVGWITPMIGFFIESYFYGFSMMDYSCERHRLTMAQSIQFIRQHRGMALGNGMVFYVFMLVPVAGWMLAPSYAVIAATIDLQHKKLI; the protein is encoded by the coding sequence TTGTTGTTTTCATTCAGAGAGGTACTGTCGGCCATTCAATCATATGGAAAAGCCCATCAGTTCATTATGCAACATAAGTTGTGGAAGTGGATACTGATACCCGGCATCATTTATTGTCTACTCTTTTTTACCGGGTTTTATTTTGTCTGGGGCTATTCAGGAGATTTTGTGGAGTACCTTACCCGCCTGCTGCATATTACAGAATGGGTACAGGACCTGGAGAGCAGCTGGGTGAGCTTTCTGTTTATCCTGGTGGCTTTTTCCGTCAGGATTGTTTTTGTGTTCTGGTATTTTTCCTATTTCAAATATTTGTTCCTTATTGTTGCCTCTCCTGTTTTCTCCTACCTCTCGGAGAAAACCGAAGCCATTCTGGAATACCGTGAGTTCCCCTTCAGCTGGGCGCAACTGGGTCAGGACATCTGGCGCGGCATCCGGATGTCTTTCCGTAACATCGTTTATCAGACCGGCGCCATCCTCATATTACTGGTGGTTTCCTTTATTCCTGTTGTGGGATGGATCACCCCGATGATCGGCTTTTTTATTGAGTCCTATTTCTATGGTTTCTCCATGATGGACTACAGCTGCGAACGGCACCGCCTTACCATGGCACAGAGCATACAGTTTATCCGCCAGCACCGGGGCATGGCTCTGGGCAATGGCATGGTATTCTATGTGTTTATGCTGGTACCGGTAGCCGGCTGGATGCTGGCGCCCTCCTATGCCGTGATTGCTGCCACCATCGATTTACAACATAAAAAACTGATATAA
- a CDS encoding PorP/SprF family type IX secretion system membrane protein, with the protein MKRALLFLTIFLCFNSLRAQDPHFSQFFASPLTLNPAFTGLFSGDYRISGNYRSQWRSISTPFVTGTAAIDFGILKNVISYTDIWGVGLMAMYDRSGGGALTATYLSASTAYHKGLDPEGNHTIAIGLQGTLVQKRIDNTKLQFENQMDNNGYNPLIPSNETLVNPKISYFDPNIGVLYNGLIGESSNIYLGASYYHITQPIESFMDQTQNRLSYRWTIHGGGSVPVNGKDRFHTSILYMKQSTASEFTFGGAYGFTLSEVEENNPTVLFLGSWYRLKDAVIPYVGMQFKGFQVGMTYDTNVSSLRPASNARGGLEISLIYIHTRNENNKYKTLCPRF; encoded by the coding sequence ATGAAAAGAGCTTTACTATTCTTGACCATATTCTTGTGTTTTAATTCATTGCGGGCGCAGGACCCGCACTTTTCGCAGTTTTTCGCCTCGCCGCTCACGCTTAACCCGGCCTTTACTGGTTTATTTTCAGGCGATTACCGTATATCAGGCAACTACCGTTCCCAATGGCGCAGCATCTCTACGCCTTTCGTGACGGGCACGGCAGCTATTGATTTCGGGATACTGAAAAATGTCATCTCCTATACCGACATCTGGGGAGTTGGTCTGATGGCCATGTACGACAGAAGCGGAGGCGGAGCGCTCACCGCTACCTATCTTTCCGCCAGTACTGCCTATCATAAAGGCCTAGACCCGGAAGGCAACCATACCATCGCCATCGGCCTGCAGGGCACACTGGTGCAGAAGCGTATAGATAATACCAAGCTGCAGTTTGAAAACCAGATGGACAACAACGGCTACAACCCGCTGATACCCAGCAACGAAACGCTGGTCAATCCGAAAATTTCCTACTTCGATCCCAACATCGGTGTCTTGTATAATGGCCTGATCGGCGAATCGTCGAACATCTATCTGGGCGCCTCCTATTATCATATTACCCAACCCATAGAATCCTTTATGGACCAGACCCAGAACCGCCTCAGCTACCGCTGGACCATACATGGCGGCGGCTCTGTGCCGGTAAACGGGAAGGACCGTTTTCATACCAGCATCCTGTATATGAAACAGAGCACCGCTTCAGAATTCACGTTTGGCGGCGCTTATGGCTTCACGCTCAGCGAAGTGGAAGAAAACAATCCCACCGTTCTTTTCCTGGGCAGCTGGTACCGTCTGAAAGATGCGGTCATTCCCTACGTAGGTATGCAGTTCAAAGGTTTCCAGGTAGGTATGACTTACGACACCAACGTATCCAGCCTGCGCCCTGCATCCAACGCCCGTGGCGGCCTGGAGATATCATTGATTTACATCCACACCCGGAACGAGAACAACAAATACAAGACTTTGTGTCCCCGTTTCTAA
- the upp gene encoding uracil phosphoribosyltransferase, producing the protein MIINLSETNSLVGEWLSEIRNVDIQQDRMRFRRNMERLGEVAAYEISKTLEYVEKEVTTPMGIANCRVLKAQPVLATILRAGLALHQGLLHYFDKADHAFISAYRKHNHDGSFDISLEYVSSPSIEGQVLILSDPMLATGSSLVKTIEHLEEIGKPSHIHLVVAIACTVGIEYVLRNTKANITIWAGDIDDELTAKGYIVPGLGDAGDLAFGNKLQQ; encoded by the coding sequence ATGATAATCAATTTAAGTGAAACAAATTCGCTGGTAGGTGAATGGCTGAGCGAGATCCGGAATGTGGATATACAGCAGGACCGTATGCGTTTCCGGCGTAATATGGAAAGGCTGGGCGAAGTGGCCGCCTATGAGATCAGCAAAACGCTGGAGTATGTAGAGAAAGAGGTGACTACCCCCATGGGCATCGCCAATTGCCGGGTGCTGAAAGCACAGCCGGTACTGGCCACTATCCTGCGGGCGGGACTGGCACTCCATCAGGGTTTGCTGCATTATTTTGATAAGGCGGACCATGCGTTCATCTCCGCTTACCGCAAGCATAATCACGACGGTTCTTTCGATATCAGCCTGGAATATGTGAGCAGTCCTTCCATTGAAGGACAGGTATTGATCCTCTCAGATCCCATGCTGGCCACCGGGTCTTCACTGGTGAAAACCATCGAGCACCTGGAAGAAATCGGAAAGCCCAGTCATATTCATCTGGTGGTGGCCATCGCCTGCACCGTGGGAATTGAATATGTGCTGCGTAATACCAAAGCCAATATTACCATCTGGGCAGGAGATATTGATGATGAACTGACTGCCAAAGGTTATATTGTACCGGGCCTCGGCGACGCCGGAGACCTGGCTTTCGGAAATAAACTACAACAATAA